A region from the Solibacillus sp. FSL H8-0523 genome encodes:
- a CDS encoding 2-isopropylmalate synthase, giving the protein MRKIDIFDTTLRDGEQSAGINLNTAEKLEIAKQLERLGVTIIEAGFPASSPGDLEAVSLIAKTVKNSIVTGLARAVKSDIDAVWEAIKHAQQPHVHTFIATSPIHMEYKLKKNPDEVVEQAVAAVKYAKEKFSLVEFSAEDAFRSDKEFLVRICQEVIKAGATTINIPDTVGYASPDEYGALFSYLRENVIGSENIKFSAHCHDDLGMAVANSLAAVQNGADQVECTINGIGERAGNAALEEIGVALHIRKDFYGVESGLNLKEIKRTSQMVSRLTNVLIQPNKAVVGKNAFAHESGIHQDGVLKNPETYEIISPALVGEDEVPLVLGKHSGRAAFRDRAETMGFQLSDDKLNKAFAEFKKLADRKKEVTEEDLTTILTEQQVSTENVPLFELKSVQVQYGTENIPTATASVVTPEGDIKTLAATGSGSVEAIFNTLEQLVNGTVNILDYRVQSVGKGRDALGEAVINLKYNGYTSTGRDAAQDVLEASAKAYLNAINRHIIQQYVRNEQAVTN; this is encoded by the coding sequence ATGCGAAAAATTGACATTTTTGATACAACATTGCGCGACGGAGAGCAATCAGCCGGTATTAACTTAAATACCGCTGAAAAGCTTGAAATCGCTAAGCAGCTAGAGCGTTTAGGTGTCACAATTATTGAGGCGGGATTCCCTGCCTCATCTCCTGGTGATTTAGAGGCGGTATCATTAATTGCCAAAACGGTGAAAAACTCGATCGTTACAGGTTTAGCACGTGCGGTTAAAAGTGATATCGATGCGGTTTGGGAAGCGATTAAGCATGCACAGCAACCACATGTACATACATTTATCGCAACAAGCCCAATCCATATGGAATACAAACTAAAGAAAAATCCAGATGAAGTTGTTGAGCAAGCAGTCGCAGCCGTGAAATATGCCAAAGAGAAATTCTCTTTAGTTGAATTTTCTGCTGAGGATGCCTTCCGCTCAGACAAAGAATTTTTAGTTCGCATTTGCCAAGAGGTCATCAAAGCAGGTGCGACAACAATCAACATTCCCGATACAGTTGGCTACGCGTCACCTGATGAGTACGGGGCACTGTTTAGCTATTTACGTGAAAACGTCATTGGCTCAGAAAACATTAAGTTCTCTGCACACTGCCACGACGATTTAGGAATGGCGGTTGCGAACTCTCTTGCAGCGGTTCAAAACGGGGCCGACCAAGTAGAATGTACGATTAACGGAATCGGTGAACGTGCCGGTAACGCCGCTTTAGAAGAAATTGGTGTTGCACTTCATATCCGTAAAGACTTCTACGGAGTTGAATCGGGTCTAAACTTAAAGGAAATTAAGCGTACATCACAAATGGTTAGCCGTTTAACGAATGTATTAATCCAGCCAAACAAAGCAGTTGTCGGGAAAAATGCATTCGCCCATGAATCAGGTATCCACCAAGATGGCGTCTTAAAAAATCCTGAAACGTACGAAATCATCTCACCTGCATTAGTTGGTGAAGACGAGGTGCCTTTAGTATTAGGTAAGCACTCTGGTCGTGCTGCATTCCGTGATCGTGCGGAAACAATGGGCTTCCAGTTATCGGATGATAAATTAAACAAAGCATTCGCCGAGTTCAAAAAACTAGCGGACCGCAAAAAAGAAGTGACCGAAGAAGACTTAACAACGATTTTAACCGAGCAACAAGTGTCCACAGAAAACGTGCCACTATTCGAATTAAAATCCGTACAAGTGCAATACGGTACAGAAAATATCCCAACAGCGACAGCTTCGGTTGTCACACCTGAAGGCGATATTAAAACACTTGCCGCAACAGGCTCTGGTTCAGTAGAAGCCATCTTCAATACATTAGAGCAGCTCGTAAACGGCACAGTGAACATTTTAGATTACCGCGTACAATCAGTAGGTAAAGGGCGCGACGCACTAGGGGAAGCCGTTATTAACTTAAAATATAATGGCTATACATCAACTGGTCGCGACGCAGCACAAGACGTACTAGAAGCGTCAGCAAAAGCCTACCTAAACGCGATTAATCGCCACATAATCCAGCAGTATGTTCGCAACGAGCAAGCTGTGACAAACTGA